The Bacteriovorax sp. Seq25_V genome has a window encoding:
- a CDS encoding GNAT family N-acetyltransferase: MKLIHSTLAKSPELYKEVITLIEESFNYPSKHAFDTDFYTLMNPINHDHCHILLNDKKEVVAHIGVALKTMAKKSISTQAAFIGGIAVSKELRGKGIFKEFLTDILSRYEKSCAFFILWSEKDDMYAKFNFIEFGSVLQTGMQELTDEINGFRKESFSKLSKEDFKRIKELYANRLEHYIHPLRSSRDWDTIASISSSSLYISRKNDRIENYFLLNKGFDLPGIIHECSFLNDEELVNAFKDYRLWLPEKHIQYIESHHEIYVGLIKINPNNLFKNFIEDIFKKDIVISSLENDIIHFSFLDKDYKTTYTEFIHMIFGPRPALELLPYSNFFYIPGLDSI; the protein is encoded by the coding sequence ATGAAATTAATCCATTCAACACTCGCAAAATCACCAGAGCTTTATAAAGAAGTTATTACGCTTATTGAAGAATCATTCAACTACCCCTCAAAGCATGCATTTGATACAGATTTCTATACATTAATGAATCCTATTAATCATGATCATTGCCACATCCTTCTTAACGATAAGAAAGAAGTTGTTGCACATATTGGAGTTGCTTTAAAAACAATGGCAAAGAAGAGTATTTCAACACAAGCTGCTTTCATCGGTGGCATAGCTGTTTCAAAGGAGTTAAGAGGAAAGGGAATATTCAAAGAGTTCCTTACAGATATTCTAAGTAGATATGAAAAGAGTTGTGCATTTTTTATTCTTTGGAGTGAGAAGGATGATATGTACGCCAAATTTAATTTTATCGAATTTGGTTCTGTTCTTCAGACAGGAATGCAAGAGCTAACAGATGAGATTAATGGCTTTAGAAAAGAAAGTTTCTCAAAACTTTCGAAAGAAGATTTTAAAAGAATCAAAGAACTCTATGCAAACAGACTAGAACACTACATTCACCCACTAAGAAGCTCTAGAGATTGGGACACTATCGCTTCTATCTCTAGTAGTTCATTATATATTTCGAGAAAGAATGATCGCATTGAAAATTATTTCTTACTCAATAAAGGTTTTGATTTACCGGGCATTATTCACGAATGTAGTTTTCTCAATGACGAAGAATTAGTAAATGCGTTCAAAGATTATCGTCTCTGGCTTCCTGAAAAACATATTCAGTATATTGAAAGTCATCACGAAATTTACGTTGGCCTTATCAAGATAAATCCCAACAACCTCTTTAAAAATTTTATTGAGGATATTTTCAAAAAAGATATTGTGATTTCAAGTTTAGAAAATGACATTATTCATTTTAGCTTTTTAGATAAAGACTATAAGACAACCTACACTGAATTTATTCATATGATCTTCGGCCCAAGACCTGCATTAGAATTACTTCCCTACTCAAACTTTTTCTATATCCCTGGCCTAGATAGTATTTAA